Proteins encoded by one window of Sediminicoccus rosea:
- a CDS encoding ABC transporter permease, translating to MRDFWRRYSRNRGAVVGLVILSLVLLLALLAPVLFPGSPWDMATAPFAPPGEDGMLLGSDSLGRDVASGIAHGARISLMVGAVSTAAALCIGVTLGALAGYAGGLVDDAVMRFTEFFQTIPSFVFAILLVAIFTPTIGSVVFAIAVVSWPPVARVVRAEFLSLRSREFVQAAEVLGKSPIAIALTDILPNALSPIVVLSSLMVASAILLESALSFLGLGDPNLMTWGFLIGSGRSVIRIAWWMSVFPGIAIFLTVLSLNLVGEGLSDALNPRLARSRRGTA from the coding sequence GTGCGTGATTTCTGGAGACGCTACAGCCGCAACCGGGGGGCCGTGGTCGGCCTCGTCATCCTGAGCCTGGTGCTGTTGCTGGCACTCCTCGCACCCGTCCTGTTCCCCGGCAGCCCCTGGGACATGGCGACCGCCCCCTTCGCCCCGCCCGGCGAGGACGGGATGCTTCTCGGCTCGGACAGCCTGGGACGGGACGTCGCCTCGGGCATCGCCCATGGCGCGCGCATCTCGCTCATGGTGGGCGCCGTCTCGACGGCCGCGGCGCTGTGCATCGGCGTCACGCTGGGGGCGCTCGCTGGCTATGCGGGTGGGCTGGTGGATGACGCGGTGATGCGCTTCACCGAATTTTTCCAGACCATCCCGTCCTTCGTCTTCGCCATCCTGCTGGTCGCGATCTTCACGCCCACCATCGGCTCCGTCGTCTTCGCGATCGCGGTCGTGTCCTGGCCGCCGGTGGCCCGGGTGGTCCGGGCGGAATTCCTCTCGCTGCGCTCACGTGAATTCGTGCAGGCCGCCGAGGTGCTCGGCAAATCGCCCATCGCGATCGCGCTGACGGACATCCTGCCCAACGCCCTCTCGCCCATCGTCGTGCTCTCCTCGCTGATGGTGGCCTCGGCCATCCTGCTGGAGAGCGCGCTTTCGTTCCTCGGGCTCGGCGATCCGAACCTCATGACCTGGGGCTTCCTGATCGGCTCGGGGCGCAGCGTCATCCGCATCGCCTGGTGGATGAGCGTCTTCCCCGGCATTGCCATCTTCCTGACCGTGCTGTCGCTGAACCTCGTGGGCGAAGGGCTGTCGGACGCGCTCAACCCGCGCCTCGCGCGCAGCCGGAGGGGCACGGCGTGA
- a CDS encoding ABC transporter permease gives MDAARLPAFLLRRGVKAALVVLAVVICNFFLIHAAPGDPASVIAGQSGAADERFLQQLREQFGLDRPLHVQLWLYLKGVLTLDLGFSHRQQLPVWTLIRERLPATLLLTGTAFVFAVSAGILLGVMAARRVGRWADSVITVLALTFYATPLFWVGLMLVLFFSVWLEWLPSFGMMTVGVEITGLARVMDVGRHLILPSLTLGLFYLAVYARLTRATMLEVADQDFVKTARAKGVPEGQVVRRHVLRNALLPVITFAGIQAGQLIGGAILVETVFAWPGIGRLAFDALLARDYAVLLGVFFCTSVMVVLLNLLTDLLYAVVDPRMEVEG, from the coding sequence ATGGATGCCGCCCGGCTACCGGCCTTCCTGTTGCGACGGGGCGTCAAGGCGGCGCTCGTCGTGCTCGCGGTCGTCATCTGCAACTTCTTCCTGATCCATGCCGCGCCGGGCGATCCGGCCAGCGTGATCGCCGGCCAGTCCGGCGCCGCCGATGAGCGCTTCCTCCAGCAGCTGCGCGAGCAGTTCGGGCTCGACCGGCCGCTTCATGTCCAGCTCTGGCTCTATCTGAAGGGCGTGCTGACGCTCGATCTCGGCTTCTCGCATCGCCAGCAGCTTCCGGTCTGGACCCTGATCCGCGAGCGCCTGCCCGCGACGCTGCTGCTGACCGGCACAGCCTTCGTCTTCGCCGTCTCGGCCGGCATTCTTCTCGGCGTCATGGCGGCACGCCGCGTGGGACGCTGGGCCGACAGCGTGATCACCGTGCTCGCGCTGACCTTCTACGCCACGCCGCTCTTCTGGGTCGGCCTGATGCTGGTGCTGTTCTTCTCCGTCTGGCTCGAATGGCTGCCAAGTTTCGGGATGATGACCGTCGGCGTCGAAATCACCGGCCTTGCACGGGTGATGGATGTGGGGCGCCACCTGATACTGCCCTCCCTCACGCTCGGCCTCTTCTACCTCGCCGTCTATGCGCGCCTGACGCGGGCCACGATGCTCGAGGTGGCCGACCAGGATTTCGTGAAGACGGCGCGCGCCAAGGGCGTTCCCGAAGGACAGGTCGTGCGCCGCCATGTGCTGCGCAACGCCTTGTTGCCGGTCATCACCTTCGCGGGCATCCAGGCGGGCCAGCTCATTGGCGGCGCCATCCTGGTGGAAACCGTCTTCGCCTGGCCCGGCATCGGGCGGCTCGCCTTCGATGCGCTTCTGGCGCGCGACTATGCCGTGCTGCTGGGCGTGTTCTTCTGCACCTCGGTGATGGTCGTGCTGCTCAACCTGCTGACGGACCTCCTCTACGCCGTCGTGGACCCGCGGATGGAGGTGGAGGGATGA